In a genomic window of Lycium ferocissimum isolate CSIRO_LF1 chromosome 9, AGI_CSIRO_Lferr_CH_V1, whole genome shotgun sequence:
- the LOC132032086 gene encoding MADS-box transcription factor 25-like yields the protein MNLKGVRTTSNLNPYAKKAIIEKGLESLRKPTNDLSILCDIEIGLIVFAPRENNTYTWPSSTKAKYIVREYLAFPEGKRLNNLVNREKYLQLTANAQEEYINKVEQMAEEIEMENLFNQLIKEAKAFDELGVKEINGLKKLFVVEMIKLEER from the coding sequence ATGAATCTGAAAGGGGTTAGGACCACTAGTAATCTCAATCCATATGCAAAAAAGGCCATTATAGAAAAAGGATTAGAATCACTACGTAAGCCAACAAATGATTTATCTATTCTATGTGATATAGAAATCGGTCTAATTGTTTTTGCTCCTAGAGAAAACAATACCTATACTTGGCCATCTTCAACCAAGGCTAAATATATAGTCAGGGAATATTTAGCTTTCCCCGAGGGTAAAAGGTTGAATAATTTGGTCAATCGTGAAAAGTACCTTCAATTAACAGCGAATGCTCAGGAAGAATATATTAATAAAGTAGAGCAAATGGCTGAGGAAATTGAAATGGAGAACCTCTTCAACCAACTTATTAAGGAAGCAAAAGCATTCGATGAACTTGGTGTTAAAGAAATCAATGGTTTGAAAAAGCTATTTGTTGTTGAGATGATCAAACTTGAGGAAAGGTAG
- the LOC132032087 gene encoding agamous-like MADS-box protein AGL80, giving the protein MNLKGVRTSSNLDPSSKKAVIEKRLESLSKQANELSILCGIEIGLIVFAPGENNPYTWPSSTKAKDIVREYLACPGDKRLNNLVNHKKYLQLAVNAREDYINKIEQMVEEMEMENLFNQLVEGAKAFNELGVREINGLKKLFAVKRIKLEERKKTLNEDVEKEIGSNEKIVGEETDGHP; this is encoded by the coding sequence atgaatcTGAAAGGGGTTAGGACCAGTAGTAATCTCGATCCAAGTTCAAAAAAGGCCGTCATAGAAAAAAGATTAGAATCACTAAGTAAGCAGGCAAATGAATTATCTATTCTATGTGGTATAGAAATCGGTCTAATTGTTTTTGCTCCTGGAGAAAACAATCCCTATACTTGGCCATCTTCAACCAAGGCTAAAGATATAGTGAGGGAATATTTAGCTTGCCCCGGGGATAAAAGATTGAATAATTTGGTCAATCATAAAAAGTACCTTCAATTAGCGGTGAATGCTCgggaagattatattaataaaatagagCAAATGGTTGAGGAAATGGAAATGGAGAACCTCTTCAACCAACTTGTTGAGGGAGCAAAAGCATTTAATGAACTTGGTGTTAGAGAAATTAATGGTTTGAAAAAGCTATTTGCTGTTAAGAGGATCAAACTTGAGGAAAGGAAGAAAACACTTAATGAAGATGTTGAAAAAGAAATTGGTTCTAATGAAAAAATTGTTGGAGAAGAGACTGATGGGCATCCTTAG